Proteins encoded in a region of the Melioribacteraceae bacterium genome:
- a CDS encoding ferredoxin family protein has translation MAKVKGDILIDLEKCKGCELCVAACPQESLELSRKLNSKGYHYVVKIEDNCTGCTNCALVCPEGIIKVYRKTDKKKEQIATISNVTGDITVTVQS, from the coding sequence ATGGCAAAAGTAAAAGGGGATATTTTAATTGATCTCGAGAAGTGTAAAGGGTGTGAACTCTGCGTTGCAGCCTGTCCGCAGGAATCCCTTGAACTCTCCCGTAAATTAAATTCCAAGGGTTATCATTATGTGGTCAAAATAGAAGATAATTGTACAGGTTGTACTAACTGCGCGCTCGTTTGCCCTGAAGGCATTATTAAAGTCTACAGGAAAACAGATAAGAAAAAAGAACAGATAGCAACCATAAGTAATGTAACCGGTGACATAACAGTAACGGTGCAATCATGA
- a CDS encoding thiamine pyrophosphate-dependent enzyme, whose translation MNEKRMIEEEKHYENMIAEESVCTSDNLVYEKPETLTDTPMHYCPGCGHGVAHRLIAEVIDELKIQDKTIGVAPVGCSVFAYNYLNIDMTEAAHGRASAVATGIKRVLPDKYVFSYQGDGDLAAIGTGETLHTCNRGENILIVFINNGIYGMTGGQMAPTTLVGMKSTTTPFGREIEVMGNPLKITELVAQLPGVYYCTRVAVNTPNNVRKAKKAIMNGFKYQELKKGLSFVEIVSNCPSNWKMTPVESNKWMEENMLPFYPLGDIKVPQNPPKADKEN comes from the coding sequence ATGAACGAGAAGAGAATGATAGAAGAGGAAAAACACTACGAGAATATGATTGCAGAAGAGAGTGTCTGCACAAGTGATAACCTCGTTTACGAAAAACCCGAAACTCTGACTGATACCCCGATGCACTACTGTCCTGGCTGCGGTCATGGCGTCGCTCACCGGCTTATAGCAGAGGTTATAGACGAGTTAAAAATTCAGGATAAAACGATCGGTGTTGCGCCCGTAGGATGTTCCGTATTCGCATATAATTATTTAAATATCGACATGACCGAAGCGGCTCACGGACGAGCATCTGCAGTTGCTACAGGTATTAAACGAGTCCTCCCCGATAAATACGTCTTCTCGTATCAGGGTGACGGAGACCTTGCTGCAATCGGGACAGGTGAAACTCTTCATACGTGCAACCGGGGCGAAAACATTCTGATAGTTTTTATTAATAACGGAATTTATGGTATGACAGGCGGACAGATGGCGCCTACTACACTCGTCGGTATGAAATCTACTACAACACCGTTCGGCCGAGAAATAGAAGTAATGGGAAATCCGCTTAAGATTACGGAATTAGTTGCGCAGCTCCCCGGAGTTTATTACTGTACACGCGTTGCAGTTAATACTCCGAACAATGTCCGCAAAGCTAAGAAAGCTATTATGAACGGATTCAAGTACCAGGAATTGAAGAAAGGTTTGAGTTTTGTTGAAATAGTTTCCAACTGTCCTTCCAACTGGAAAATGACACCGGTTGAATCGAATAAATGGATGGAGGAGAATATGCTTCCATTCTATCCGCTCGGAGATATTAAAGTACCACAGAACCCGCCCAAGGCGGATAAGGAGAATTGA
- a CDS encoding 3-methyl-2-oxobutanoate dehydrogenase subunit VorB: protein MKELRLMKGNEALAEAAIRAGCDAYFGYPITPQSEVLEYLANEAKKRTGMVVLQAESEVASINMIYGAAGTGKKVMTSSSSPGISLMQEGISYIACAELPCLLVNVVRGGPGLGTIQPSQGDYFQAVKGGGHGDYRLIVLAPSTVQEMVDHVKLGFELAFKWLNPVMILADGALGQMMEKVELFPQMERTNEIYSWATTGKTKDRERSIITSLHIQPDKMQEINIHLQKKYKQIVEEEIRYEMTGCEDAELVLVAFGLVARICEKAASLAREKGIKVGVFRPISLFPYPYTVLNQLADKVKGFLTVEMNAGQMVEDVRLAVNGKIPVDFIGRMGGIIPTPEEILKKIEEIHVGEMV, encoded by the coding sequence ATGAAAGAATTAAGATTAATGAAGGGGAATGAAGCTCTCGCAGAAGCAGCAATCCGTGCCGGATGCGATGCTTATTTCGGCTATCCGATTACTCCACAATCGGAAGTACTGGAATACCTTGCTAACGAAGCCAAGAAAAGAACCGGAATGGTTGTTCTGCAGGCGGAAAGTGAAGTTGCTTCAATCAATATGATCTATGGTGCGGCCGGTACAGGAAAAAAAGTTATGACTTCCTCCTCATCACCCGGAATAAGTCTTATGCAGGAAGGGATCTCATACATTGCCTGCGCCGAACTTCCGTGTCTGCTTGTGAATGTTGTGAGAGGCGGCCCGGGATTAGGAACAATTCAGCCATCGCAGGGTGATTATTTCCAGGCAGTTAAAGGAGGCGGCCACGGTGATTATAGACTGATAGTTCTTGCCCCTTCCACAGTTCAGGAAATGGTGGACCATGTTAAACTCGGATTCGAACTTGCATTCAAATGGCTTAATCCTGTTATGATTCTCGCCGATGGTGCGCTTGGACAGATGATGGAAAAGGTAGAGCTTTTTCCGCAGATGGAGAGAACCAACGAAATTTATTCGTGGGCAACTACCGGTAAAACAAAAGATAGAGAAAGATCTATTATCACATCGCTTCATATACAGCCGGATAAAATGCAGGAAATAAATATTCATCTTCAGAAAAAATATAAACAGATTGTAGAAGAAGAGATCCGCTATGAAATGACAGGCTGCGAAGATGCTGAACTTGTTCTTGTAGCATTCGGATTGGTTGCAAGAATTTGTGAGAAAGCAGCAAGCCTTGCCAGAGAGAAAGGAATTAAGGTCGGAGTTTTCAGACCCATTTCATTATTCCCTTATCCATACACCGTATTGAATCAGCTGGCTGATAAAGTAAAAGGATTTTTAACAGTAGAAATGAATGCAGGGCAGATGGTTGAAGATGTCCGGCTTGCAGTTAACGGAAAAATCCCTGTTGATTTTATCGGAAGGATGGGCGGAATTATTCCGACTCCGGAAGAGATATTAAAAAAGATAGAAGAAATTCATGTAGGAGAAATGGTATGA
- the lipB gene encoding lipoyl(octanoyl) transferase LipB yields MANQSTYRKFDYSDLGLVDYKVAWDLQKEIFNLRLQGEINDTFFLLEHPHTYTLGKVADKENLISNEEQLKELGVNVYEIDRGGDITYHGPGQIVGYPIISLNDWKQDTHEYLRGLEEVIMMTCIEYGIKTERNPKYTGVWIGQRKIAAIGIKVSRWITMHGFAFNINTDLNYFGGIIPCGIRDKEVTSLQKELGREISLTEVKEKLVDNFKKVFGYDHFTTREKEGYLKTLITLT; encoded by the coding sequence ATGGCGAATCAATCCACATATAGAAAATTCGATTACAGCGACCTCGGCCTTGTCGATTATAAAGTAGCCTGGGATTTGCAGAAGGAAATTTTTAATCTCCGCCTTCAAGGTGAAATAAACGATACGTTCTTCCTGCTCGAGCATCCCCATACTTATACGCTCGGCAAAGTTGCTGACAAAGAGAATCTGATCAGCAATGAAGAACAGCTAAAGGAACTCGGAGTTAATGTTTACGAGATCGACAGGGGCGGCGATATTACATATCACGGTCCGGGGCAGATTGTAGGCTACCCGATTATCAGCCTGAACGACTGGAAACAGGATACTCATGAATATCTGCGCGGTCTAGAAGAAGTAATAATGATGACGTGTATTGAATACGGAATAAAGACGGAACGTAATCCGAAGTATACGGGTGTATGGATCGGTCAGAGGAAGATTGCCGCAATCGGAATTAAAGTGAGCAGGTGGATTACAATGCACGGATTCGCGTTTAATATTAATACCGACCTTAATTATTTCGGCGGAATAATTCCCTGCGGTATTAGAGATAAAGAAGTAACATCTTTGCAAAAAGAACTAGGCAGAGAAATCAGTCTAACCGAAGTGAAAGAAAAGCTTGTTGATAATTTTAAGAAAGTCTTCGGCTACGATCATTTTACAACCCGTGAAAAAGAAGGTTATTTAAAAACATTAATCACTCTTACTTAG
- the sucB gene encoding 2-oxoglutarate dehydrogenase, E2 component, dihydrolipoamide succinyltransferase, which translates to MKVEIVMPKMGESINEGTLIKWHKKKGDRVKKDEIIYEISTDKVDTEIPSPEDGVLVDIKVFEQETVEVGSVVAVIDTDGESAPLPKEEKKEEIPSTTQVGGDLVDVPMPKMGESVMEGTIIKWHKKPGDSVKRDEIIFEISTDKVDTEVPSPVDGTISEVLFKENDTVEVGVAVARILTTTGISKPKEAVKETVQEKKIEKPAETVQQTISKTQQAPQAQSGSRFYSPLVLNIASTEGISMAELEMIQGSGIGGRVSKNDVINYLQNKRSGKSAVEFKVDQIKPQAEQKFEQPSFSHGERVKLIPMDNIRQRIMYHMVNSRDTSVHVTAMIEVDMSRIHNFIEKHRNEFLQKEGLKLTYMAFITYAAIKALKEYPMMNASIDGNNIVVKNYINLGIAVAVEPNGLIVPNIKNADEKNIRGLGKAITDLGNRSRTKKLVPDDIMDGTFSITNYGVFGSLFGTPIINQPEVGILGVGAVTKKPVVVEIDGMEHIAIKPMMYLSLSHDHRLVDGMLGGKFLKSVKDTLENFDTNIV; encoded by the coding sequence ATGAAAGTTGAAATTGTGATGCCGAAAATGGGGGAGAGTATTAATGAAGGTACTCTCATTAAGTGGCATAAGAAAAAAGGGGACCGTGTTAAGAAAGACGAGATTATTTATGAAATCAGTACCGATAAAGTCGATACCGAAATACCCAGTCCGGAGGACGGAGTTCTGGTAGATATAAAAGTTTTTGAACAGGAGACCGTTGAAGTCGGCTCGGTGGTAGCCGTTATTGATACCGATGGAGAATCTGCACCGCTTCCGAAAGAGGAGAAGAAAGAGGAGATTCCATCAACTACTCAGGTAGGCGGCGATCTCGTAGATGTTCCGATGCCCAAAATGGGTGAATCCGTTATGGAAGGAACGATAATCAAATGGCATAAAAAACCGGGCGATTCAGTAAAAAGAGACGAGATAATTTTCGAAATAAGCACCGATAAAGTTGATACAGAAGTCCCTTCGCCTGTAGACGGCACAATCTCTGAAGTTCTTTTTAAAGAAAATGATACGGTTGAAGTCGGAGTAGCTGTTGCACGAATTCTTACTACAACCGGAATCTCCAAACCGAAAGAAGCCGTTAAGGAAACGGTTCAGGAGAAAAAAATTGAAAAGCCGGCGGAAACAGTTCAGCAGACTATTTCCAAAACCCAGCAGGCACCGCAAGCCCAGTCAGGCAGCAGGTTTTATTCTCCGCTTGTACTCAACATCGCAAGTACCGAAGGAATTTCGATGGCTGAACTTGAAATGATTCAGGGTTCCGGAATTGGAGGAAGAGTATCCAAGAATGATGTGATAAACTATCTGCAGAATAAAAGGTCGGGCAAGTCCGCAGTCGAATTCAAAGTTGATCAGATCAAACCGCAGGCCGAACAGAAATTTGAACAGCCATCATTCTCTCATGGTGAGCGTGTTAAACTGATTCCGATGGATAATATCCGGCAGAGGATTATGTATCATATGGTCAACAGCAGAGATACTTCCGTTCACGTTACTGCCATGATAGAAGTTGATATGTCGAGAATTCATAATTTTATTGAGAAGCACCGGAATGAATTCCTTCAGAAGGAAGGATTGAAACTTACGTACATGGCATTTATTACTTATGCTGCAATAAAAGCCTTGAAAGAGTACCCCATGATGAACGCTTCGATAGACGGTAATAACATCGTTGTTAAAAATTATATCAACCTCGGAATTGCCGTTGCCGTGGAGCCGAACGGACTTATTGTACCTAACATCAAGAATGCGGACGAAAAAAATATTCGCGGATTAGGCAAAGCGATTACGGATCTTGGCAACCGCTCGCGCACAAAGAAGCTTGTTCCGGATGATATAATGGACGGCACATTCTCTATTACCAATTACGGTGTATTCGGATCGCTTTTCGGAACGCCGATTATCAATCAGCCCGAAGTCGGAATTCTCGGAGTCGGTGCCGTTACTAAGAAACCGGTTGTGGTTGAGATCGACGGAATGGAACATATTGCGATTAAACCGATGATGTACCTTTCTCTGAGTCACGATCACAGGCTTGTAGACGGAATGCTAGGCGGAAAATTCCTTAAATCGGTTAAAGATACACTGGAAAATTTTGACACTAACATCGTTTAG
- the lipA gene encoding lipoyl synthase — MINQHQKKFAEEIEKERPELGKRPDWLKVRLPSGENYKKVFELMRKSKLNTVCEEAKCPNLAECWNRKTATFMILGDTCTRSCGFCNVKVGMPTELDLDEPRRVAESVESMGLRHAVITSVNRDELKDGGASIFSETVRLIREKMPQTTIEILIPDFKGEEESFEIIMKNPPDILNHNLETVQRLYHAVRPQAKYERSLELIRWFKDKGLRTKSGIMVGIGETQEEVFELIKNLYDHGCEIMTIGQYLQPTKNHLPVHRFVTLDEFQSYKVFGLKTGLKAVESSPLVRSSYHADKHAELV, encoded by the coding sequence ATGATTAATCAACATCAGAAAAAATTTGCGGAAGAGATTGAGAAAGAAAGGCCTGAATTAGGTAAGAGACCCGACTGGCTGAAAGTTAGATTGCCGAGCGGAGAAAATTATAAAAAGGTTTTCGAGCTGATGCGAAAAAGCAAACTTAATACTGTTTGCGAGGAAGCTAAATGCCCAAATCTTGCAGAGTGCTGGAACAGAAAGACAGCCACATTTATGATCCTCGGCGATACGTGTACACGAAGCTGCGGCTTCTGTAATGTTAAAGTCGGTATGCCTACAGAACTCGATCTCGATGAACCGCGCAGAGTTGCAGAATCAGTTGAGTCGATGGGACTCCGCCATGCCGTCATAACATCGGTTAACCGGGATGAATTGAAAGACGGCGGCGCTTCAATATTTTCAGAGACAGTCCGATTGATCCGCGAAAAAATGCCTCAGACAACGATTGAAATTCTGATACCGGATTTTAAAGGTGAAGAAGAATCATTTGAAATTATTATGAAAAATCCTCCCGATATTCTCAACCATAATCTTGAAACCGTTCAACGGCTTTATCATGCTGTAAGACCACAGGCGAAATATGAACGGAGCCTTGAGTTAATAAGATGGTTTAAAGATAAAGGCTTACGTACTAAAAGCGGAATTATGGTAGGAATCGGAGAAACCCAAGAGGAAGTATTCGAATTAATTAAGAATTTGTATGATCATGGTTGCGAGATAATGACGATAGGGCAGTATCTTCAGCCGACAAAAAACCATTTACCTGTTCACAGGTTCGTAACGCTCGATGAATTTCAGTCATACAAAGTTTTCGGTCTGAAGACCGGTCTTAAGGCTGTTGAATCATCGCCTTTAGTCAGGAGCTCATATCATGCAGATAAACATGCTGAACTGGTTTGA
- a CDS encoding dehydrogenase E1 component subunit alpha/beta: MAKEKTEAVIDKSNGKTPTGKIDSFGGMTKDELMNALRIMSVSRSIDNKVMTLIKQGKAFFLISGAGHEATQVAFGLAMQKGVDWAYPYYRDMCFSISVGTKPEDLFLAFLGKADDPLTGGRQMPCHWSSKEANIPTQSSPTGTQFLQAVGTALAMKKKGINGVVYVSAGEGTTSQGEFHEAVNWASREKLPVVFVIQNNRWAISVPVQDQTGGKNASVSEMMKGYENLLRMEVDGTDFLQVHAVAQSAFKYARQGKGPALVEAHVVRLFSHSSSDDQKKYRPDDSLQEDLKKDPIRMFAEKLISKGVLTELAYEEFKKEINDHVTEAADWALKQSEPDPKTAELYVLDESGKRDRLEYEKLMHEGSPVVMVDAINHALREEMDRNDKIFVFGEDVADGKGGVFTATKGLSTKFGNDRVFNSPLAEASIVGVATGMALAGLKPCVEIQFGDYIWPAFMQFRDEIVMYRYRSNNLFEAPVVTRVAVGGYIHGGLYHSQNIESFFAHMPGILIAYPSNAADAKGLLKTSLRLNDPVLFLEHKGLYRQSYSTSPEPDADYLVPFGKAKVVKEGSDLSIITYGAMVHESNFAVKKLEEEGYSVEIIDLRTIAPLDVDAIYKSVKKTGKVIVIHEDTLTGGFGAEIAALITENCFQSLDGPVKRIAAKDTPIPYAPTLEYAVLPTRDRIYREVKQLLEY; the protein is encoded by the coding sequence ATGGCAAAAGAAAAAACAGAAGCGGTAATCGATAAATCAAACGGAAAAACTCCTACGGGCAAGATTGATTCATTCGGCGGTATGACCAAAGATGAATTGATGAACGCACTCAGGATAATGAGCGTTTCAAGGTCGATCGACAATAAAGTAATGACGCTTATCAAACAGGGTAAAGCATTCTTTCTAATCTCCGGTGCCGGTCACGAGGCAACTCAGGTGGCTTTCGGGCTAGCAATGCAGAAGGGTGTTGATTGGGCTTATCCTTATTACCGCGACATGTGCTTTTCAATTTCAGTGGGAACAAAGCCGGAGGATCTCTTCCTCGCGTTCCTCGGCAAAGCTGACGATCCTTTAACAGGCGGACGCCAGATGCCTTGTCACTGGTCTTCTAAAGAAGCAAACATTCCTACTCAGTCGAGTCCTACAGGCACTCAATTTCTTCAGGCGGTAGGTACTGCCCTTGCAATGAAAAAGAAAGGAATCAATGGAGTTGTTTACGTTAGTGCCGGTGAAGGAACGACTTCTCAGGGTGAATTTCACGAAGCGGTTAACTGGGCTTCGCGCGAAAAGCTTCCGGTAGTATTCGTAATTCAGAATAACAGGTGGGCTATCTCTGTTCCGGTTCAGGATCAGACAGGCGGAAAAAATGCCTCGGTCTCTGAAATGATGAAAGGATACGAGAATTTATTGAGAATGGAAGTGGACGGAACAGATTTCCTGCAGGTCCATGCAGTCGCTCAATCGGCATTCAAGTATGCACGCCAGGGTAAAGGTCCCGCTCTTGTCGAAGCACATGTAGTGAGATTGTTTTCGCATTCATCATCGGATGATCAGAAGAAATACCGTCCAGATGATTCCCTTCAGGAGGATTTGAAGAAGGATCCGATCAGAATGTTTGCGGAAAAACTTATCAGCAAAGGCGTTCTTACAGAACTGGCTTACGAAGAATTTAAAAAAGAAATTAACGACCATGTTACAGAAGCAGCCGACTGGGCATTAAAACAGTCCGAGCCGGATCCAAAGACTGCCGAATTATATGTTCTGGATGAATCAGGAAAGCGCGACCGTCTCGAATACGAAAAGCTGATGCATGAAGGAAGTCCGGTTGTAATGGTGGATGCTATCAACCACGCTTTACGCGAGGAGATGGACCGTAACGATAAGATCTTTGTCTTCGGTGAGGATGTTGCAGACGGGAAGGGAGGAGTCTTTACTGCAACTAAAGGACTCTCAACAAAATTCGGAAACGATAGAGTCTTCAATTCTCCTCTTGCGGAAGCGAGCATAGTAGGAGTTGCAACCGGAATGGCTCTGGCAGGATTGAAGCCGTGCGTCGAAATTCAGTTCGGGGATTATATCTGGCCCGCGTTTATGCAGTTCCGCGATGAGATAGTAATGTACCGTTACCGTTCGAACAATCTCTTCGAAGCTCCAGTAGTGACCAGAGTTGCTGTTGGCGGTTACATTCACGGCGGATTGTACCACAGTCAGAATATCGAAAGCTTCTTCGCCCATATGCCGGGGATTTTAATTGCTTATCCATCCAATGCCGCAGACGCGAAAGGCCTGCTTAAAACATCTTTACGTCTTAATGATCCTGTTCTGTTCCTGGAGCATAAAGGTTTGTACCGGCAGAGTTATTCAACATCTCCGGAACCGGATGCGGATTATCTGGTCCCGTTCGGTAAAGCGAAAGTAGTTAAGGAAGGTTCCGATCTTTCTATCATTACATACGGCGCAATGGTGCACGAATCGAATTTCGCGGTTAAAAAACTTGAAGAGGAAGGCTACTCGGTCGAAATAATCGATCTGAGGACAATCGCACCTCTCGATGTTGATGCTATTTATAAATCTGTTAAGAAAACGGGCAAGGTAATTGTGATTCACGAAGATACTCTCACCGGCGGATTCGGAGCCGAGATCGCCGCACTAATTACGGAAAACTGTTTTCAGTCTCTCGATGGTCCTGTAAAAAGAATCGCAGCAAAGGATACACCTATTCCTTACGCGCCTACTCTGGAATATGCGGTGCTGCCTACGCGGGATAGAATTTACAGAGAAGTAAAACAATTGCTGGAATACTAA
- a CDS encoding 2-oxoacid:acceptor oxidoreductase family protein: MTEEIIIAGFGGQGVLSMGQILCYGGVIEGKEVSWMPSYGPEMRGGTANCIAIISDTRISSPILTKFDTVIALNQPSLDKFEQAVKSGGLLIYEASTILNPPTRTDIEIVPIEAANEATKLNNSKVMNMIILGALLKKKPVITFESALEGLKKVLPERYHKLIPLNKSAMEKGMELADVITANS; this comes from the coding sequence ATGACAGAAGAAATTATCATTGCAGGATTCGGAGGTCAGGGTGTATTGTCGATGGGTCAGATCCTCTGTTACGGCGGAGTAATCGAAGGTAAAGAAGTAAGCTGGATGCCTTCTTACGGTCCGGAAATGAGAGGCGGAACAGCAAACTGTATCGCAATTATCAGCGATACCAGAATCAGTTCACCGATACTTACAAAGTTCGATACTGTAATTGCACTTAATCAGCCCTCGCTCGATAAATTTGAACAGGCAGTAAAATCCGGAGGACTCTTAATTTATGAAGCCAGTACAATTCTAAATCCTCCAACAAGAACCGATATTGAGATTGTTCCGATCGAAGCTGCTAATGAAGCAACAAAACTGAATAATTCCAAAGTAATGAATATGATTATACTCGGTGCGCTTCTTAAAAAGAAACCTGTTATAACTTTCGAAAGTGCGCTCGAAGGATTAAAGAAAGTTCTGCCGGAAAGATATCATAAACTGATTCCTCTTAATAAATCTGCAATGGAAAAGGGGATGGAACTGGCAGATGTGATAACTGCAAATTCCTGA